The genomic interval TTAAGTTTTTCAATAGCATTTTTGCGTATTTGAGCATTTGTTTCGCTAGTGCAAAATACCATGTGATCTTTGCTACATTGAGTATTACGATTATAAATATTTTTTAGGGTATCATAATAGTCTTTAGAATCGATAAGAAACTTTTGTAATCTTTCTATATTCTCTTATGTTAACTTTGAAGGTTGTACTTGAATTATATGTTCTTTTTTTTCTTCTTTAGGATATATAGAAGAATTTATTGTTTTTTGTAAATGATGATCTTGCATATAACTTAAAGTGTGTTTGTGTTTTTCCTTTTCTTGAGTTCTGCTAGCATTTGTCATAGTATCATGAAATTCGAATGAATTATTATTTTCTTTTATTTTTTTAACTAATTGAATGGCCTTATTGAATATTATATTTACTCCCTTATCCTATTCATGTTTATTAAATAAATATCCTCAGATTTACCTTAGTCATTACTTTACGTTATTTAACACATGAACCTTTCAAAGGATTGAAATCAAGAGGAAGAATTATTCTATTATTTGAATTATCCTCTTTACTTTCCAATTGATCTTCAATATAATGTAACATTAATCTTTTAAAAGCTGCTTTTTGCGCATTATCATCATGACCATCATGAAGACCTTCTTGACCATTAATAGTATGACCATGATGAGCAGCTTGACTGTCATGACAATTTTCGAGTGAAATTTGTATATGATCCAATATTACTTTTAATTTATTCAATTTATCTTCATCTACACTCAAAATACGGTTAAGCTGATAATTATTTCCCTTTAAAACTTCTTTTAAGAAGTCCAATCCTTTGTTTTGTGTTTCACTTAAATGTTCTCTTA from Borrelia coriaceae carries:
- a CDS encoding Mlp family lipoprotein — protein: MKKIHFILFTLLIICSCGLISKSKGNKENLETQAATQKTPEEALREHLSETQNKGLDFLKEVLKGNNYQLNRILSVDEDKLNKLKVILDHIQISLENCHDSQAAHHGHTINGQEGLHDGHDDNAQKAAFKRLMLHYIEDQLESKEDNSNNRIILPLDFNPLKGSCVK